A single region of the Nocardioides ochotonae genome encodes:
- a CDS encoding RrF2 family transcriptional regulator, with protein MRVSAKSDYALRALIEMAARPDGRAISAEELGRLQEIPHGFLQAILADLRRAGVVISQRGQSGGWRMARPASEVSVADVIRAVDGPLVSVYGLRPEAVTYNEAADVLQHVWIAARHSLRDVFEQVSIQQLSDRKLPDAVTSRTADEDAWQPH; from the coding sequence ATGCGTGTTTCCGCCAAGTCCGACTACGCCCTGCGTGCGCTGATCGAGATGGCGGCGCGCCCTGATGGCCGCGCCATCAGTGCCGAGGAGCTCGGGCGCCTCCAGGAGATCCCGCACGGGTTCCTCCAGGCGATCCTCGCCGACCTGCGTCGCGCCGGCGTGGTGATCTCCCAGCGGGGTCAGTCCGGTGGCTGGCGGATGGCCCGCCCGGCCTCGGAGGTCTCGGTGGCCGACGTGATCCGCGCCGTCGACGGCCCGCTGGTCTCCGTCTACGGCCTGCGTCCCGAGGCGGTCACCTACAACGAGGCCGCCGACGTCCTCCAGCACGTCTGGATCGCCGCGCGCCACTCGCTGCGCGACGTCTTCGAGCAGGTCTCCATCCAGCAGCTCTCCGACCGCAAGCTCCCCGACGCGGTCACCTCCCGCACGGCCGACGAGGACGCCTGGCAGCCGCACTGA
- a CDS encoding sulfite exporter TauE/SafE family protein, giving the protein MRQLIVLGFVGFLAQLIDGSLGMAYGVTSSTLLLAAGVAPAAASAAVHFSEIGTSLVSGISHHKLGNVDWRTVSILAVPGLVGAFAGATFLVSLDGDAAKPWVAGILLTLGVYVIWRFLVLGGKRPTFKGRPPAAMLAPMGLVGGALDAIGGGGWGPVGTTTLLSSGRLEPRKVIGSIDTSEFLVAIGGSAGFLLALGHAEIEWGIAGALLAGGVVAAPIAAWLVKHLAARVLGVAAGGLIIVTNAKTIIETLGVSGAAVGATLIVLVIAWISGIVWAVRQERAARAAEAELAALAERDEDSIDAVLPTA; this is encoded by the coding sequence ATGCGTCAGCTCATCGTGCTCGGATTCGTCGGATTCCTGGCCCAGCTCATCGACGGCTCGCTCGGCATGGCCTACGGCGTCACGTCGTCCACGCTGCTCCTGGCCGCCGGTGTCGCGCCGGCGGCCGCCTCGGCCGCCGTCCACTTCTCCGAGATCGGGACCTCGCTGGTCTCCGGCATCTCCCACCACAAGCTCGGCAACGTCGACTGGCGCACCGTCTCGATCCTGGCCGTCCCCGGCCTGGTCGGGGCGTTCGCGGGCGCGACCTTCCTGGTCAGCCTGGACGGCGACGCGGCCAAGCCGTGGGTCGCGGGCATCCTGCTGACGCTCGGCGTCTACGTGATCTGGCGCTTCCTGGTGCTCGGCGGCAAGCGCCCGACGTTCAAGGGTCGTCCGCCGGCCGCGATGCTCGCCCCGATGGGCCTGGTCGGCGGCGCTCTCGACGCCATCGGCGGCGGCGGCTGGGGCCCGGTCGGCACCACCACGCTGCTCTCCTCGGGTCGCCTCGAGCCGCGCAAGGTGATCGGCTCCATCGACACCTCCGAGTTCCTCGTCGCGATCGGCGGCTCCGCGGGCTTCCTGCTCGCCCTGGGTCACGCCGAGATCGAGTGGGGCATCGCGGGCGCGCTGCTCGCCGGTGGCGTCGTCGCCGCCCCCATCGCGGCCTGGCTGGTCAAGCACCTCGCCGCGCGGGTGCTCGGCGTGGCCGCCGGCGGTCTGATCATCGTCACCAACGCCAAGACCATCATCGAGACCCTCGGCGTCTCCGGTGCTGCGGTCGGCGCGACCCTGATCGTCCTGGTCATCGCCTGGATCTCCGGCATCGTCTGGGCGGTGCGCCAGGAGCGCGCGGCCCGTGCCGCGGAGGCCGAGCTCGCTGCTCTCGCCGAGCGCGACGAGGACTCCATCGACGCGGTGCTCCCGACCGCCTGA
- a CDS encoding acyl-CoA dehydrogenase: MSHYKSNLRDIEFNLFEVLGRDKILGSGPFAEVDADTAREILAEVERISREDLAASYEDSDRNPPVFDPKTHTAPMPESFQKSYRAWMDAEYWRLQINEELGGTPAPSSLNWALAEMILGANAPIWMYAAGAPFAGVVHRNGNDRDKRIAEIMVERQWGATMVLTEPDAGSDVGAGRSKATLNDDGSWNITGVKRFITSAEHDMSENIMHMVLARPEGVEGVGGPGTKGLSLFLVPKYHFDHQTGELTGERNGVYVTNVEHKMGIKVSNTCELTFGDPQVGGGEPARGWLLGEVHNGIAQMFQVIENARMMVGTKAIATLSTGYLNALEYAKTRVQGADLTRSGDKTAPRVTITQHPDVRRSLMVQKSFAEAMRALVLYTATWQDDVMLAEHAGETDTDAYRLANAVNDLLLPIVKGYGSERSWVLLGTESLQTFGGSGFLQEYPLEQYVRDAKIDTLYEGTTAIQGQDFFFRKIVKDQGRALGHLAAQIKELVEDENGNARLKNERALLGTALEDANALVGHMINDLMSAEADVRNLYKVGLNTSRLLMVLGDVVCGWLLLRQAEVALAKLEGPDAGSLSAKDSSFYEGKVAAAQFFAQYNLPKISAERAIAEATDLSVMDLPEDAF; encoded by the coding sequence GTGAGCCACTACAAGAGCAACCTTCGCGACATCGAGTTCAACCTCTTCGAGGTCCTGGGTCGCGACAAGATCCTGGGCAGCGGACCGTTCGCGGAGGTCGACGCCGACACCGCCCGCGAGATCCTGGCGGAGGTCGAGCGCATCTCCCGCGAGGACCTCGCCGCGTCGTACGAGGACAGCGACCGCAACCCGCCGGTCTTCGACCCGAAGACCCACACGGCGCCGATGCCCGAGTCGTTCCAGAAGAGCTACCGCGCCTGGATGGACGCCGAGTACTGGCGTCTCCAGATCAACGAGGAGCTCGGCGGCACCCCCGCCCCCTCCAGCCTCAACTGGGCGCTCGCAGAGATGATCCTCGGCGCCAACGCCCCGATCTGGATGTACGCCGCGGGCGCGCCGTTCGCCGGCGTCGTGCACCGCAACGGCAACGACCGCGACAAGCGCATCGCCGAGATCATGGTGGAGCGTCAGTGGGGCGCCACGATGGTGCTCACCGAGCCCGACGCGGGCTCCGACGTCGGCGCCGGCCGCTCCAAGGCCACGCTCAACGACGACGGCTCGTGGAACATCACCGGCGTGAAGCGGTTCATCACCTCCGCCGAGCACGACATGAGCGAGAACATCATGCACATGGTGCTCGCCCGCCCCGAGGGCGTCGAGGGCGTCGGCGGCCCGGGCACCAAGGGCCTCTCGCTCTTCCTGGTCCCGAAGTACCACTTCGACCACCAGACCGGCGAGCTCACCGGTGAGCGCAACGGCGTCTACGTCACCAACGTCGAGCACAAGATGGGCATCAAGGTCTCCAACACCTGCGAGCTGACCTTCGGCGACCCGCAGGTCGGCGGCGGCGAGCCGGCCCGCGGCTGGCTGCTCGGCGAGGTCCACAACGGGATCGCGCAGATGTTCCAGGTCATCGAGAACGCCCGGATGATGGTCGGCACCAAGGCCATCGCCACCCTCTCCACCGGCTACCTCAACGCGCTCGAGTACGCCAAGACCCGCGTCCAGGGTGCCGACCTGACCCGCTCGGGCGACAAGACCGCCCCGCGCGTCACGATCACCCAGCACCCCGACGTGCGCCGCTCGCTGATGGTGCAGAAGTCCTTCGCCGAGGCCATGCGCGCGCTGGTGCTCTACACCGCCACCTGGCAGGACGACGTCATGCTCGCCGAGCACGCCGGCGAGACCGACACCGACGCCTACCGCCTTGCCAACGCCGTCAACGACCTGCTGCTGCCGATCGTCAAGGGCTACGGCTCGGAGCGTTCGTGGGTGCTGCTCGGCACCGAGTCGCTGCAGACCTTCGGCGGCTCGGGCTTCCTCCAGGAGTACCCGCTCGAGCAGTACGTCCGCGACGCCAAGATCGACACCCTCTACGAGGGCACGACGGCGATCCAGGGCCAGGACTTCTTCTTCCGCAAGATCGTGAAGGACCAGGGCCGCGCGCTGGGCCACCTCGCGGCGCAGATCAAGGAGCTCGTCGAGGACGAGAACGGCAACGCCCGCCTCAAGAACGAGCGCGCCCTGCTCGGCACCGCCCTCGAGGACGCCAACGCCCTCGTCGGGCACATGATCAACGACCTGATGTCGGCCGAGGCCGACGTGCGCAACCTCTACAAGGTCGGCCTCAACACCAGCCGCCTGCTGATGGTGCTCGGCGACGTCGTCTGCGGCTGGCTGCTGCTGCGCCAGGCCGAGGTCGCGCTCGCCAAGCTCGAGGGTCCCGACGCCGGCTCGCTGAGCGCCAAGGACTCCTCGTTCTACGAGGGCAAGGTCGCCGCGGCGCAGTTCTTCGCGCAGTACAACCTGCCGAAGATCAGCGCCGAGCGCGCCATCGCGGAGGCCACCGACCTGTCGGTCATGGACCTCCCCGAGGACGCCTTCTGA
- a CDS encoding Na+/H+ antiporter subunit A yields MLILVAVLLAMSAACPWLVRRWGRRAFLLISLGPLAGTAWVAAQGPAMSRGETLSETHPWVESIGMELAFRMGPLQWLLAMVVLGVGSLVLAYCTWYFRDDSLGVPRFAGVLTAFVAAMLGLVLADDLLLLYVFWEMTTVFSFLLIGHDPARRASRQAAIQALVVTTLGGLSMLVGALILGHVGGTHRISELLADPPTGVAVTVAIHLLLVGAISKSALVPFHFWLPAAMAAPTPVSAYLHAASMVKAGVYLVALLAPVYAGVAGWRPLLLVLGIATMLLGGLRALRQTDLKLLLAFGTVSQLGFLIMVLGIGTRSALLAGLALLLAHALFKATLFLVVGIIDRSAGTRDLRRLSGLGRRMPVIAGATVLAAASMAGVPPLLGYVAKESVLVAVLDVAKDGDGTGLAGAAGWLTLLGVVLGSVLTAAYSARFVWGAFATRTVEEEPTLARIHPGFAAGPVLLAALSLVLGFFGRPITELLSPYLEAVPEGVHHAELSLWHGLGLPLLATLLALAGGALMFVMRDRVARLQSRWQLDWSLERAYRSGMRVLDRTAVEVTGVVQRGSASAYLGIILAVVVVVPGSTLIGAWGDIDVAPWEHPAQAVIGVVIVAAAVMATRSRRRLRAVLLAGATGYGTALLFVMQGAPDLALTQALVETLTVVVFVLALRRMPEYFTDRPLSRQRYWRMALGLAVAIVSAGFMLVAAGARVADPVSLMLPQEAVDYGGGKNIVNVILVDARAWDTFGEITVLVAAATGVASLIFVNTRGTGIRRVHEVPYPATVRKQPTSPGRRPWLAAPRTLPPESRSIIFEVVTRLMFHTIVVFSIYLLLVGHNEPGGGFAAGMVTGLALVVRYLVGGRYELDEAAPVDAGRLIGGGLAVAALAAVLPLAFGGSILQSAIVDLHIPLLGDLHLVTSALFDVGVYLVVVGLVLDLLRALGSHIDRQVVRARRESEAGLVNEPVAGETTSAEEAARA; encoded by the coding sequence TTGCTGATCCTGGTCGCCGTCCTGCTGGCGATGTCGGCGGCCTGTCCGTGGCTCGTACGCCGCTGGGGCCGTCGCGCGTTCCTCCTCATCTCCCTTGGCCCGCTCGCCGGTACGGCGTGGGTCGCTGCTCAAGGTCCCGCCATGTCGCGCGGCGAGACACTGAGCGAGACCCACCCCTGGGTCGAGAGCATCGGCATGGAGCTGGCCTTCCGCATGGGCCCGCTGCAGTGGCTGCTGGCGATGGTCGTGCTCGGCGTCGGCTCGCTGGTGCTCGCCTACTGCACCTGGTACTTCCGCGACGACAGCCTCGGCGTACCCCGCTTCGCCGGCGTCCTCACCGCGTTCGTGGCCGCGATGCTCGGCCTGGTCCTCGCCGACGACCTGCTGCTGCTCTACGTCTTCTGGGAGATGACCACGGTCTTCTCCTTCCTGCTGATCGGCCACGACCCGGCTCGCCGGGCCAGCCGCCAGGCGGCGATCCAGGCGCTGGTGGTCACCACCCTCGGTGGCCTGAGCATGCTCGTCGGCGCGCTGATCCTCGGCCACGTCGGCGGTACCCACCGGATCAGCGAGCTGCTCGCCGACCCGCCCACCGGGGTCGCCGTCACGGTCGCGATCCACCTGCTCCTGGTCGGCGCGATCAGCAAGTCCGCGCTGGTGCCGTTCCACTTCTGGCTGCCGGCCGCGATGGCCGCGCCCACCCCGGTCAGCGCCTACCTGCACGCCGCCTCGATGGTGAAGGCCGGCGTCTACCTGGTCGCGCTGCTCGCCCCCGTGTACGCCGGGGTCGCGGGCTGGCGCCCGCTCCTGCTGGTCCTGGGCATCGCCACGATGCTGCTCGGCGGGCTGCGCGCGCTGCGCCAGACCGACCTCAAGCTGCTGCTCGCCTTCGGCACCGTCAGCCAGCTCGGCTTCCTCATCATGGTCCTCGGCATCGGCACCCGCAGCGCGCTGCTCGCCGGCCTGGCCCTGCTGCTGGCACACGCACTCTTCAAGGCGACCCTGTTCCTGGTCGTCGGCATCATCGACCGCAGCGCGGGCACCCGCGACCTGCGCCGCCTCAGCGGCCTGGGCCGGCGGATGCCGGTGATCGCCGGCGCCACCGTCCTCGCCGCCGCCTCGATGGCCGGCGTGCCCCCGCTCCTGGGCTACGTCGCCAAGGAGAGCGTGCTGGTGGCGGTGTTGGACGTCGCCAAGGACGGCGACGGCACCGGTCTCGCCGGGGCGGCCGGGTGGCTCACGCTGCTCGGCGTCGTGCTCGGCTCGGTGCTGACCGCCGCCTACTCCGCCCGCTTCGTGTGGGGCGCCTTCGCCACCCGGACGGTCGAGGAGGAGCCGACCCTCGCGCGGATCCACCCCGGCTTCGCCGCCGGCCCGGTGCTCCTCGCCGCGCTCTCCCTGGTCCTGGGCTTCTTCGGCCGCCCGATCACCGAGCTGCTCTCGCCGTACCTCGAGGCGGTCCCGGAGGGGGTCCACCACGCCGAGCTGTCGCTGTGGCACGGCCTCGGCCTGCCGCTGCTGGCGACCCTGCTGGCCCTCGCCGGCGGTGCGCTGATGTTCGTGATGCGCGACCGGGTCGCCCGGCTGCAGTCGCGCTGGCAGCTGGACTGGAGCCTCGAGCGGGCCTACCGCAGCGGCATGCGCGTCCTGGACCGCACCGCCGTCGAGGTGACCGGTGTCGTGCAGCGAGGCTCGGCCTCGGCGTACCTCGGGATCATCCTGGCCGTCGTGGTCGTCGTCCCCGGCTCCACGCTGATCGGCGCCTGGGGCGACATCGACGTCGCGCCCTGGGAGCACCCCGCACAGGCGGTCATCGGGGTCGTGATCGTCGCGGCCGCCGTGATGGCGACCCGGTCGCGTCGCCGGCTGCGGGCGGTGCTGCTCGCCGGCGCCACCGGCTACGGCACCGCGCTGCTGTTCGTCATGCAGGGCGCCCCGGACCTGGCGCTGACCCAGGCGCTGGTGGAGACCCTCACCGTCGTGGTCTTCGTGCTGGCGCTGCGCCGGATGCCGGAGTACTTCACCGACCGCCCGCTGTCTCGCCAGCGCTACTGGCGCATGGCGCTCGGCCTGGCCGTGGCGATCGTCTCGGCCGGTTTCATGCTGGTGGCCGCCGGCGCCCGGGTGGCCGACCCGGTCTCGCTGATGCTGCCCCAGGAGGCGGTCGACTACGGCGGCGGCAAGAACATCGTCAACGTGATCCTCGTCGACGCCCGCGCCTGGGACACCTTCGGTGAGATCACCGTGCTCGTCGCGGCCGCGACCGGCGTCGCGAGCCTGATCTTCGTCAACACCCGCGGCACCGGCATCCGCCGCGTGCACGAGGTCCCCTACCCCGCGACCGTCCGCAAGCAGCCGACCTCGCCCGGGCGCCGCCCGTGGCTGGCGGCCCCGCGCACGCTCCCGCCCGAGAGCCGCTCGATCATCTTCGAGGTGGTCACCCGGCTGATGTTCCACACGATCGTCGTCTTCTCGATCTACCTGCTGCTGGTCGGCCACAACGAGCCCGGCGGCGGCTTCGCCGCGGGCATGGTCACCGGCCTCGCGCTGGTGGTGCGCTACCTCGTCGGTGGGCGCTACGAGCTCGACGAGGCGGCGCCGGTGGACGCCGGCCGGCTGATCGGTGGCGGTCTCGCGGTCGCGGCACTGGCCGCCGTCCTGCCGCTGGCCTTCGGCGGGTCGATCCTGCAGAGCGCGATCGTCGACCTGCACATCCCGCTCCTGGGCGACCTGCACCTGGTCACCTCCGCCCTCTTCGACGTCGGTGTCTACCTGGTCGTCGTCGGGTTGGTCCTGGACCTGCTGCGGGCGCTCGGCTCGCACATCGACCGCCAGGTCGTGCGGGCCCGCCGCGAGTCGGAGGCCGGTCTGGTCAACGAGCCCGTCGCCGGCGAGACGACGTCCGCCGAGGAGGCAGCCCGCGCATGA
- a CDS encoding Na(+)/H(+) antiporter subunit C, whose amino-acid sequence MNDINLTLVLISASLLGCGVYLLLERSLSRVLVGLVMMGNGVSLAFLVAGGPSGNAPIIGSESSEAAEMSDPLPQAMVLTAIVITLATTAFVLAMAYRSWQLNQHDDVQDDVEDAAIRRMAATDVTSEAYGAASDEDTDVSDDPRECDDTPGASGSVTYGSALDAVPGTEPRP is encoded by the coding sequence ATGAACGACATCAACCTGACCCTGGTCCTGATCTCCGCCTCCCTGCTCGGCTGCGGGGTCTACCTGCTCCTCGAACGCAGCCTGTCGCGGGTGCTGGTCGGCCTGGTGATGATGGGCAACGGCGTCAGCCTCGCCTTCCTCGTCGCCGGCGGGCCGTCCGGCAACGCCCCGATCATCGGCTCCGAGAGCAGCGAGGCCGCCGAGATGTCCGACCCGCTGCCCCAGGCGATGGTGCTGACCGCCATCGTGATCACGCTGGCCACGACGGCGTTCGTGCTCGCGATGGCCTACCGCAGCTGGCAGCTCAACCAGCATGACGACGTGCAGGACGACGTCGAGGACGCCGCCATCCGCCGGATGGCCGCCACCGACGTCACCTCCGAGGCGTACGGCGCTGCCTCCGACGAGGACACCGACGTCAGCGACGACCCGCGCGAGTGCGACGACACCCCCGGTGCCAGCGGCTCGGTCACCTACGGCTCGGCCCTCGACGCCGTGCCCGGAACGGAGCCCCGCCCGTGA
- a CDS encoding Na+/H+ antiporter subunit D, with protein MSALVPLPVLLPILGAGLSLVLGQHPRLQRWVSVVVLASIVVIAGVLMVAADTEGPQVLWVGGWPETLGIVLVADRLATLMLLVSALVTLAVLGYSIGQGMTEDEEDATLSVYHPTFLVLVAGVANAFLAGDLFNLFVSFEMLLFASYVLLTLGGTATRLRAGTIYVLVNLLSSTLFLISLAVVYAATGTLTLAHLASRIADLPDHVALMIQLLLLTTFAIKAAVFPLSFWLPDSYPTAPAPVTAVFAGLLTKVGVYAILRMQTLLFPESPLTGLLMWAALLTMLVGILGAIAQSDIKRMLSFTLVSHIGYLVLGIALATAAGVSGTIFYVVHHITVQTALFLVVGLVERRAGSTSLMRIGGLARIAPLLAVLFFVPAMNLAGIPPFSGFIGKVGLLQAAQDQGSTLAWMLVVGGVLTSLLTLYAVAKTWAVAFWRTPAEAHEALEEIAERDPGYSSQPFAEHRGHVHTAQGSLSLTAIEEARRLGDDDLPDRDFHQLITDGDDTKHMPQSMVLPAALLVTLSVALTVIAGPLFAFSDRAADDLLERTPYLGAVLTGDEQ; from the coding sequence GTGAGCGCCCTGGTCCCCCTTCCCGTCCTGCTGCCGATCCTCGGCGCCGGCCTCTCCCTGGTCCTCGGCCAGCACCCGCGCCTCCAGCGCTGGGTCAGCGTGGTGGTGCTCGCCTCGATCGTGGTGATCGCCGGCGTCCTGATGGTGGCCGCCGACACCGAGGGGCCGCAGGTCCTCTGGGTCGGCGGCTGGCCCGAGACCCTCGGCATCGTGCTCGTCGCCGACCGGCTGGCCACCCTGATGCTGCTGGTCAGCGCGCTGGTGACCCTCGCGGTCCTCGGCTACTCGATCGGCCAGGGCATGACCGAGGACGAGGAGGACGCGACCCTCTCCGTCTACCACCCGACGTTCCTGGTGCTGGTGGCCGGCGTCGCGAACGCGTTCCTCGCCGGCGACCTGTTCAACCTGTTCGTCAGCTTCGAGATGCTGCTGTTCGCCAGCTATGTGCTGCTGACCCTCGGCGGCACCGCCACCCGGCTGCGAGCGGGCACCATCTACGTCCTGGTCAACCTGCTGTCCTCGACGCTGTTCCTGATCTCGCTGGCCGTCGTCTACGCCGCCACCGGCACCCTGACCCTGGCCCACCTGGCCTCGCGGATCGCCGACCTGCCCGACCACGTGGCGCTGATGATCCAGCTGCTGCTGCTGACGACGTTCGCGATCAAGGCCGCGGTCTTCCCGCTGTCGTTCTGGCTGCCCGACAGCTACCCGACCGCGCCGGCCCCGGTCACCGCCGTCTTCGCCGGCCTGCTCACCAAGGTGGGCGTCTACGCGATCCTGCGCATGCAGACGCTGCTGTTCCCCGAGAGCCCGTTGACCGGACTGCTGATGTGGGCCGCGCTGCTGACCATGCTGGTCGGCATCCTCGGCGCCATCGCGCAGTCCGACATCAAGCGCATGCTCTCCTTCACCCTGGTCAGCCACATCGGCTACCTGGTGCTCGGCATCGCGCTCGCCACCGCCGCCGGCGTCTCCGGCACGATCTTCTACGTCGTGCACCACATCACCGTGCAGACCGCACTGTTCCTGGTGGTCGGCCTGGTCGAGCGGCGCGCCGGCAGCACCTCCCTGATGCGCATCGGCGGCCTCGCCCGGATCGCGCCGCTGCTGGCGGTGCTGTTCTTCGTGCCAGCGATGAACCTGGCCGGCATCCCGCCGTTCTCCGGGTTCATCGGCAAGGTCGGGCTGCTCCAGGCCGCGCAGGACCAGGGCTCGACGCTGGCCTGGATGCTGGTCGTGGGCGGCGTGCTCACCAGCCTGCTGACGCTGTACGCCGTGGCCAAGACCTGGGCTGTCGCTTTCTGGCGCACCCCCGCGGAGGCCCACGAGGCCCTCGAGGAGATCGCCGAGCGCGACCCGGGCTACAGCTCGCAGCCCTTCGCCGAGCACCGCGGCCACGTGCACACCGCCCAGGGGTCGCTGTCCCTGACCGCCATCGAGGAGGCCCGCCGCCTCGGTGACGACGACCTGCCCGACCGCGACTTCCACCAGCTCATCACCGATGGGGACGACACCAAGCACATGCCACAGAGCATGGTCCTGCCCGCCGCGCTGCTGGTCACGCTCAGCGTCGCGCTGACCGTCATCGCCGGCCCGCTGTTCGCGTTCAGCGACCGGGCCGCGGACGACCTGCTGGAGCGCACGCCGTACCTCGGTGCGGTGCTGACGGGAGACGAGCAGTGA
- a CDS encoding Na+/H+ antiporter subunit E gives MSPKVTPRRDGSVKPSRYRAVQPGALVWLTLVWMALWGDVTPMLLVSGLLIAVTVCLVFPLPPVELHLTVHPWAALRLTARFMVDILRASLQVTGVVLRRRPVRNAVVAVDLETTSDFVLTGVASMLSLVPGSVVIEARRSTHTLYLHVLDVPDEAAADQFRARALDQERRFLAAFTPRPDPATQAGAA, from the coding sequence GTGAGCCCGAAGGTGACCCCGCGCCGCGACGGCAGCGTGAAGCCGAGCCGCTACCGCGCCGTCCAGCCCGGCGCGCTGGTCTGGCTGACCCTGGTCTGGATGGCGCTGTGGGGCGACGTGACGCCGATGCTGCTGGTCTCGGGACTCCTGATCGCGGTGACCGTGTGCCTGGTCTTCCCGCTGCCGCCCGTGGAGCTCCACCTCACCGTCCACCCATGGGCCGCGCTGCGGCTGACCGCGCGGTTCATGGTCGACATCCTGAGGGCCAGCCTGCAGGTGACCGGGGTCGTCCTGCGGCGCCGGCCGGTGCGCAACGCGGTGGTCGCGGTGGACCTGGAGACCACCTCCGACTTCGTGCTCACCGGGGTGGCCTCGATGCTGTCGCTGGTGCCCGGCTCGGTGGTCATCGAGGCGCGCCGCTCCACCCACACCCTCTACCTGCACGTGCTGGACGTGCCCGACGAGGCGGCGGCCGACCAGTTCCGCGCGCGGGCGCTGGACCAGGAGCGGCGCTTCCTCGCCGCGTTCACGCCCCGACCCGACCCTGCCACCCAGGCAGGTGCGGCATGA
- a CDS encoding monovalent cation/H+ antiporter complex subunit F: MSIVLLLTASILGAAALLTVIRLTIGPTILDRSVALDVLMAITICGMAVYSAHRHTTYALPVLLVLSMVGFVGSVSIARYASGTDDVEAEDDSDDHRGHP; the protein is encoded by the coding sequence ATGAGCATCGTCCTTCTCCTGACCGCCTCGATCCTCGGCGCCGCCGCCCTGCTGACGGTGATCCGGCTGACCATCGGCCCCACGATCCTGGACCGCAGCGTCGCCCTGGACGTGCTGATGGCGATCACGATCTGCGGCATGGCGGTGTACTCCGCACACCGGCACACGACGTACGCGCTGCCGGTGCTGCTCGTGCTGAGCATGGTCGGCTTCGTCGGCTCGGTGAGCATCGCGCGCTACGCGAGCGGCACCGACGACGTCGAGGCCGAGGACGACAGTGACGACCACCGGGGGCATCCGTGA
- the mnhG gene encoding monovalent cation/H(+) antiporter subunit G — protein sequence MSWDWTTVADVLAAVCLLGGAFFALVAAIGVVRLPDLLSRMHAATKPQVIGLLLVVTGLALSLRDVASLGILGLVVLMQMGTSVVAGHMVGRASFRAGQVRRDLLVVDELSDVLSEEEPRGAP from the coding sequence GTGAGCTGGGACTGGACCACCGTCGCCGACGTGCTCGCCGCCGTCTGCCTGCTGGGCGGGGCGTTCTTCGCCCTGGTCGCGGCGATCGGCGTCGTACGCCTGCCCGACCTGCTCAGCCGCATGCACGCCGCGACCAAGCCGCAGGTGATCGGCCTGCTCCTCGTCGTCACCGGCCTCGCGCTGAGCCTGCGCGACGTGGCCTCGCTGGGCATCCTCGGGCTGGTCGTGCTGATGCAGATGGGCACCAGCGTCGTCGCCGGCCACATGGTCGGCCGTGCCTCGTTCCGCGCCGGCCAGGTCCGCCGCGACCTGCTGGTCGTCGACGAGCTGAGCGACGTGCTGTCCGAGGAGGAGCCGCGCGGGGCGCCGTAG